The following are encoded together in the Flavobacterium sp. TR2 genome:
- a CDS encoding T9SS type B sorting domain-containing protein, whose product MKQILFITAILFYCSAMSQHINQSKGFKENKGQILNQDGKPNNEVKFLLTHNGLNIQLRKNGFSYDVYEKRRANQMSPLSDMKNIAASESNTDYQLHRIDVDFINAAPNAKLIASHKSRDFSNYYNVPGNANGVIGVHEYGNVIYKNIYPHIDIVFTVPEDAKKAVEYNFIIHPKGKISDIKLKFKGARTNLKNNKIQINTAFGIMEEILPESWIEEKNRKRKIDVTYDQVGNNMYGFNAKGRILNKTVIIDPVPVRLWGTYHGGEGADFVASVFTKNNFSYIGGNTFSKLNMASNGAHQNTFGSLNASYDSFFAKFNADGTRLWATYYGGSKSEDIFKIVVSDNDNVYVGGSTMSDNNIATPGSHQQAHGNYWDGFLAKFDKDGVRQWGTYYGGLSNDDVKSITLDSNENIYIVGATYSKENIADISSFKSSLDSFNTGDGFIAKFNRDGRREWGTYYGGTGQDIIYDSKVDTNGNIILIGSTFSKNGIATANSFQETHTTSDREGFLAKFTSNGNLVWGTYFGGEKTDFFHDLGIDSHNNLYCLGQTNSITGIATAGIFQENFIANGSGNNGAILKFDPNGFKIWGSYFYPEALGLSVTKNGTIYFTGRTKAGFSATPNAYMENPYSNASGTDSFLVKFSTDGERKWSTYFSGEAADDALSTAADENGNLYLAGSTQSLLNIATPGTHQNTNYTNLAFNSGDAFLVKFNDCESNSHISSNSPICIGQTLELAASGGTAYNWSGPNGFTSQDQNPAIANAAAINSGEYNCIISGAPGSCPSTLSLKVAIGDNIAPIPTIAVLADVRGSCQTIINTIPTATDNCAGLITATTENSLDFTLPGIYTVTWNYNDGNGNISKQNQKIIIEEQPLPIANSQQTFCFNDHLNIENIEITGINIKWYDDEIQGNIIQKTTALADNQIYYASQTLNGCESRRIPIHIKIVHPNKPSTESNQSFCSDQNPIISDLKITGEITKWYDSETAGTLLPKTAILENNKIYYASQTVFGCESERTPVRVNITGKPLAPTGDTNPIFCKSKNATLNNISINGQNLKWYDANTAITALSPNTVLQNGTTYYASQTIACESERLPVSVTVLQDDAPVAESPQFFCASQNAVLKNIAIMGQNIMWFDSPTGGNILNETTKLNNTIYYASQNLNGCESPRKAILVKIIEEQTPDADPEQNFCSNQNANISFIKVYGQNIRWYSSLLDETNLSESTLIEDGKTYYASQTIHNCESMRTPVKINIKNAAVDCPDPSNEISFPKFFTPNDDGYNDTWIINSEYLATGSAIRIFDRFGRLIAVLTANNFWDGTYKGLDMPSSDYWFVATAANGNEFKGHFSLKR is encoded by the coding sequence ATGAAGCAAATTTTATTTATAACAGCAATTCTTTTTTATTGCTCTGCCATGTCTCAGCATATAAATCAGTCCAAAGGTTTTAAAGAAAACAAAGGCCAGATCCTGAATCAGGATGGCAAACCAAACAATGAAGTTAAATTTTTATTGACGCATAATGGGTTAAACATTCAATTGCGCAAAAATGGTTTTTCATATGACGTTTACGAAAAAAGAAGAGCCAATCAAATGTCTCCATTGTCAGATATGAAAAATATCGCAGCATCAGAATCTAACACAGATTACCAGCTCCACAGAATTGATGTTGATTTTATAAATGCTGCTCCCAATGCAAAACTTATTGCCTCCCACAAATCAAGAGACTTCAGCAATTACTACAATGTGCCGGGCAATGCAAATGGAGTTATTGGAGTGCATGAATACGGGAATGTCATATATAAAAATATCTATCCACATATCGATATTGTTTTTACCGTGCCTGAAGATGCAAAAAAAGCAGTCGAATATAACTTTATTATACATCCTAAAGGAAAAATTTCAGATATAAAATTAAAGTTTAAGGGTGCTCGGACTAATTTAAAAAACAATAAAATTCAAATCAATACTGCATTTGGAATCATGGAAGAAATACTCCCTGAAAGCTGGATAGAAGAAAAGAATCGTAAAAGAAAAATAGACGTTACTTATGATCAGGTTGGCAACAATATGTATGGTTTTAACGCTAAAGGCAGGATTCTCAATAAAACTGTGATTATTGACCCTGTGCCTGTCCGTTTGTGGGGAACCTATCATGGAGGGGAAGGGGCTGATTTTGTCGCATCAGTTTTTACAAAAAATAACTTCAGCTACATTGGCGGCAATACTTTCAGCAAATTAAACATGGCATCAAATGGAGCCCATCAAAACACTTTTGGATCATTAAACGCCTCTTATGATAGCTTTTTTGCAAAATTTAATGCCGATGGAACAAGGTTATGGGCAACATATTACGGAGGCAGCAAATCAGAAGATATATTCAAAATTGTCGTTTCGGATAATGATAATGTATATGTTGGCGGCTCGACAATGAGCGATAATAATATAGCAACTCCCGGCAGCCATCAGCAGGCGCACGGAAACTATTGGGATGGTTTTTTAGCCAAATTTGACAAAGACGGAGTTAGGCAATGGGGCACTTATTATGGCGGGCTATCGAATGATGATGTTAAAAGCATCACTCTTGACTCCAATGAAAACATATACATTGTAGGCGCCACTTACAGTAAAGAAAACATCGCAGACATTTCCTCATTCAAAAGCAGTTTAGACAGCTTCAATACGGGAGATGGCTTTATCGCCAAATTTAATAGGGACGGACGCAGAGAATGGGGAACCTATTATGGAGGAACAGGCCAGGACATCATTTATGATTCTAAAGTGGATACTAATGGCAATATCATCCTTATAGGTTCAACATTCAGCAAAAATGGCATTGCTACGGCTAATTCATTTCAGGAAACGCATACCACTTCCGATCGGGAAGGATTTTTAGCAAAATTTACCAGCAATGGAAATCTGGTCTGGGGGACTTATTTTGGTGGGGAAAAAACAGACTTCTTTCACGATCTGGGAATAGATTCCCATAATAATCTGTATTGTCTTGGCCAAACCAATAGCATCACAGGAATCGCAACGGCTGGCATTTTTCAGGAAAATTTTATTGCTAATGGTTCCGGCAATAACGGAGCCATTCTGAAATTCGATCCGAACGGTTTTAAAATATGGGGGTCTTATTTTTACCCAGAAGCTTTAGGGCTTTCAGTTACTAAAAATGGAACAATATACTTTACCGGACGTACAAAAGCCGGTTTCTCCGCTACGCCAAACGCTTACATGGAAAACCCTTACAGCAATGCTTCAGGCACCGACTCTTTTTTAGTAAAATTCAGTACAGACGGGGAAAGAAAATGGTCTACCTATTTTAGCGGAGAGGCTGCTGATGATGCTCTTTCAACTGCTGCAGATGAAAATGGAAATCTATATTTGGCTGGCAGCACCCAGAGCTTGCTGAACATAGCAACACCAGGCACACATCAGAACACCAATTACACCAATCTCGCATTTAATTCTGGAGATGCATTTCTGGTAAAGTTTAACGACTGCGAATCTAATTCCCATATTTCAAGCAATTCCCCCATTTGTATTGGACAAACTCTAGAACTTGCTGCTTCAGGAGGAACCGCTTACAATTGGAGCGGGCCAAACGGCTTCACGTCACAAGACCAAAATCCAGCAATAGCCAATGCTGCAGCAATAAACAGTGGCGAGTATAATTGTATAATATCAGGGGCGCCTGGAAGCTGTCCAAGCACTTTATCTTTAAAGGTCGCTATTGGAGATAACATTGCTCCTATTCCAACTATTGCAGTTTTAGCAGATGTGAGGGGCAGCTGCCAAACCATAATAAACACAATTCCGACAGCAACAGATAATTGTGCAGGATTAATAACTGCTACAACTGAAAATTCGTTGGATTTTACTTTGCCGGGAATCTATACTGTCACATGGAATTATAATGATGGAAATGGGAATATTTCCAAACAAAATCAAAAAATTATCATTGAAGAACAGCCTCTGCCAATTGCGAATTCTCAACAAACATTCTGCTTCAATGATCACTTAAATATAGAAAACATAGAAATTACAGGCATCAATATCAAATGGTACGATGATGAAATTCAAGGCAATATTATTCAAAAAACAACAGCTCTTGCAGATAATCAGATCTATTATGCATCTCAAACCTTAAATGGTTGCGAAAGCAGAAGAATTCCTATTCATATAAAAATTGTTCATCCAAACAAACCTTCAACTGAATCTAATCAGTCTTTCTGTTCAGATCAGAATCCGATTATTTCAGATCTCAAAATTACAGGCGAGATTACAAAATGGTATGACTCAGAAACGGCAGGGACTCTTTTGCCAAAGACAGCAATACTTGAAAACAATAAAATATATTATGCATCTCAAACCGTATTCGGTTGCGAAAGCGAAAGAACTCCTGTTCGCGTAAATATTACAGGTAAGCCTTTAGCTCCGACAGGAGACACTAATCCGATATTTTGCAAAAGTAAGAATGCTACCTTAAACAATATAAGCATTAACGGCCAAAATTTAAAGTGGTATGATGCCAATACTGCAATAACTGCACTTTCCCCTAATACTGTTTTACAAAATGGGACAACTTATTATGCATCACAAACGATTGCCTGCGAAAGTGAAAGACTCCCAGTCTCAGTTACTGTCCTTCAAGATGATGCCCCAGTAGCGGAAAGCCCTCAGTTTTTTTGCGCTAGCCAAAATGCTGTTTTGAAAAATATTGCAATTATGGGGCAAAATATAATGTGGTTTGACTCTCCAACAGGTGGAAATATTTTAAATGAAACAACGAAGCTTAATAATACAATATATTATGCAAGTCAAAATTTGAATGGCTGTGAGAGCCCAAGAAAAGCAATACTCGTCAAAATTATAGAAGAGCAAACTCCTGATGCTGATCCTGAGCAAAATTTCTGTTCAAACCAAAATGCAAACATTAGCTTCATTAAAGTTTACGGACAAAACATAAGATGGTACTCTTCCCTATTAGACGAAACAAATCTTTCTGAATCAACGCTAATTGAAGATGGAAAAACATATTATGCTTCCCAGACAATACATAATTGTGAGAGCATGAGAACTCCAGTAAAAATAAATATAAAAAATGCGGCCGTTGACTGCCCTGATCCCAGTAATGAAATTTCTTTTCCAAAATTTTTCACTCCTAATGATGATGGATATAATGATACATGGATAATCAATTCAGAATATTTAGCAACAGGCTCTGCTATTAGAATTTTTGATCGATTTGGAAGATTGATTGCAGTACTAACAGCTAATAATTTTTGGGATGGAACTTATAAAGGACTTGATATGCCATCCTCTGATTATTGGTTTGTGGCAACAGCTGCAAATGGAAATGAATTCAAAGGCCACTTTAGTTTAAAGAGATAA
- a CDS encoding T9SS type A sorting domain-containing protein, which yields MKGLYFPLLFFVSFFARSQDILWEKSYGGTHADYLFDAQPTADYGFILAGSSLSNKTGNKDDDNHGDLDFWVWKMKENGEQDWQKSFGGTGFDFLQSIKNTRDGGFILAGTSSSSKGFQKKDPCRGLADFWVIKLNAAGEEQWQRTIGGSGQDELLCAFQTRDGGYILGGSSSSSPNSISASKLDENSFAADIYSKSEKSRGSMDYWVVKLDREGVIQWQKTYGGQYSDILRSMEQTSDNGYILAGYSNSPISGDKTEANKGVGDYWILKINDTGAIQWQKTYGGDGDDQPYVIHQTKDEGYILGGNSNSSNALTTEGGIVANGTDYWILKLDKDGGVLWSKTFDFGKVDILTSLVENEDNTYLIGGHARNSRPKSGGGSLVSKAVGMAAKEKDGINDYIALKINGDGDEVWNKSVGSGGEDILRKLIETRDGGYLMAGTSNSGSSKDKNSNIGSSDFWVVKLKDKAKIEKVKSSIEAIPNPVSTYTNVIIGYDFKEGTAAVVDMAGRTLQYFSISGRTVPVDLSRYAEGVYIINVKTDVRTDSVKVIKRITGR from the coding sequence ATGAAGGGACTTTACTTTCCATTACTTTTTTTTGTGTCTTTTTTTGCCCGTTCTCAAGATATACTTTGGGAGAAATCTTACGGCGGCACGCATGCTGACTACCTTTTTGATGCCCAACCGACAGCTGATTATGGCTTCATTTTAGCCGGAAGTTCGCTCTCAAATAAAACAGGCAATAAAGATGATGACAATCATGGGGACTTAGATTTTTGGGTTTGGAAGATGAAAGAGAATGGCGAACAGGATTGGCAGAAAAGTTTCGGAGGCACTGGCTTTGATTTTCTTCAGAGCATTAAAAATACTAGAGACGGCGGGTTTATTCTTGCTGGAACTTCCAGTTCTTCAAAAGGTTTTCAGAAAAAAGACCCCTGTAGGGGCCTTGCCGATTTCTGGGTGATAAAGCTAAATGCTGCAGGAGAGGAACAATGGCAGCGAACAATTGGAGGAAGCGGTCAGGATGAACTGTTATGCGCTTTTCAGACAAGAGACGGAGGTTACATTCTTGGGGGATCGTCAAGTTCGAGCCCAAATTCGATTTCTGCTTCAAAATTGGATGAAAACTCTTTTGCGGCAGATATCTATTCTAAATCTGAAAAGAGCAGAGGAAGCATGGATTACTGGGTTGTCAAATTAGACAGAGAAGGCGTTATCCAATGGCAGAAAACTTATGGAGGCCAATATTCTGATATTTTGAGAAGTATGGAACAGACCTCTGATAACGGTTATATTCTTGCCGGATACTCTAATTCTCCCATTTCTGGCGATAAAACAGAAGCAAATAAAGGCGTTGGCGATTATTGGATTTTAAAAATAAATGACACAGGAGCAATACAGTGGCAGAAAACGTATGGAGGAGATGGCGATGACCAGCCTTACGTGATCCATCAGACTAAGGACGAGGGATATATTTTAGGAGGAAATTCTAACAGCTCCAATGCATTGACAACAGAAGGAGGAATCGTTGCCAACGGAACAGATTACTGGATTCTTAAACTAGATAAGGACGGGGGAGTGCTATGGAGCAAAACTTTTGATTTTGGTAAGGTAGATATTTTAACCTCGCTAGTTGAAAATGAAGATAATACCTATTTAATTGGAGGTCATGCACGCAATTCACGCCCTAAATCTGGAGGCGGCAGTTTAGTGTCAAAAGCAGTCGGAATGGCTGCCAAAGAAAAAGACGGCATAAACGATTACATAGCTTTGAAAATCAATGGAGATGGAGATGAAGTCTGGAATAAAAGCGTCGGAAGCGGCGGCGAAGACATTCTTCGCAAACTGATTGAAACCAGAGATGGGGGATATTTAATGGCCGGAACTTCAAATTCGGGTTCTTCAAAAGATAAAAATTCTAATATAGGATCTAGCGATTTCTGGGTTGTCAAGCTTAAGGATAAAGCCAAAATAGAAAAAGTGAAATCAAGCATTGAAGCAATTCCTAATCCTGTTTCCACTTATACAAATGTTATAATCGGATATGATTTTAAAGAAGGGACAGCAGCTGTAGTGGATATGGCAGGCCGCACGCTGCAGTATTTTTCAATTTCAGGCAGGACAGTCCCGGTAGACTTAAGCCGATATGCTGAAGGGGTATATATTATCAATGTAAAAACGGATGTTAGAACTGACTCGGTTAAAGTAATAAAAAGAATAACGGGCAGATAA
- a CDS encoding XAC2610-related protein has product MKNTFKLLVLVQIAILTSCKKSTIRDSSTKNAIAADTAAKAAGDIPAHKYGIIIKSKQFKINGIECYWEHTDTLTKEGSMDLIKLRDYKTNRVLIYDTECCLKYGFDFYSPDNFKDVNFDGFEDFLIRSYGSMAAFETTYVFLFDNKTKRFVSSNLSGNGIEIDAINRKLITTSFDKDSEKAESYYFDKLGKVKYTEIVTVTTEYLDTIPVEYRTYEKIINGKVVQTKKDSIITSEK; this is encoded by the coding sequence ATGAAAAATACTTTCAAACTGTTAGTTTTAGTTCAAATCGCAATTTTAACAAGTTGCAAAAAATCAACGATTAGGGATTCATCTACTAAAAACGCTATTGCCGCAGATACAGCAGCAAAAGCAGCTGGCGATATTCCTGCTCATAAGTATGGTATAATCATAAAAAGTAAGCAGTTCAAAATAAACGGAATAGAATGTTATTGGGAACATACTGATACTTTGACAAAAGAAGGGTCTATGGATTTAATAAAATTAAGAGACTATAAAACAAACCGAGTTTTAATTTATGATACCGAATGTTGTTTAAAATATGGGTTTGATTTTTATTCTCCTGATAATTTTAAGGATGTTAATTTTGATGGTTTTGAAGATTTTCTAATTAGAAGCTATGGAAGTATGGCTGCTTTTGAGACAACATATGTTTTTTTGTTCGACAATAAAACAAAACGATTCGTATCATCGAATTTATCAGGGAATGGTATTGAAATAGATGCTATTAATAGAAAACTCATTACGACCAGTTTTGATAAAGATAGTGAGAAAGCAGAATCGTATTATTTTGATAAACTTGGAAAAGTAAAATATACAGAAATAGTTACTGTTACCACTGAATATTTAGATACAATTCCTGTTGAATATAGAACTTATGAGAAAATAATTAACGGAAAAGTGGTGCAAACAAAGAAAGATTCTATAATCACTTCCGAAAAATAA